A region from the Aegilops tauschii subsp. strangulata cultivar AL8/78 chromosome 5, Aet v6.0, whole genome shotgun sequence genome encodes:
- the LOC109779151 gene encoding BTB/POZ and MATH domain-containing protein 1-like, with protein sequence MKTCKTVSTCTPLEEAQGTHVFDILAYSKHKGMGHGVDDLIRSGVFSVGGHDWVIFFFPDGHSEIEGSAYLRDDRLTIEGVITVFNKPHVTETKSFPKIACFQASDMTEHVSKLLEEKQGFDVSFIVEGETIEAHRFVLATRSPVFKAELYGSMQEARPGQCITIMDMQPDVFKALLHFIYTDCLPSREDTEMVRLLLVVADRYPMDRLKLVCQSILCEDLNKDTVAITLALADQHNCHQLKNACLEFIELSNFTSALVATRRLKDIKKTCPSFIVDELEKRTKSRKA encoded by the exons ATGAAGACGTGCAAGACGGTGTCTACATGCACCCCACTGGAGGAGGCTCAAGGCACGCATGTGTTTGATATCTTGGCTTACAGCAAGCACAAGGGCATGGGCCACGGCGTGGACGACCTCATACGCTCAGGGGTTTTCTCCGTCGGCGGCCACGACTGGGTGATCTTCTTCTTCCCCGACGG GCATAGCGAGATCGAGGGATCCGCGTACCTTAGGGATGATCGATTGACGATCGAAGGCGTCATCACTGTTTTCAACAAGCCACATGTTACCGAAACAAAATCATTCCCTAAAATCGCCTGTTTTCAAGCATCTGACATGACTGAGCATGTTAGCAAGCTACTTGAAGAAAAGCAGGGATTTGATGTCAGCTTCATTGTCGAAGGAGAGACCATTGAAGCCCATAGGTTTGTTCTCGCTACGCGCTCGCCTGTTTTCAAAGCAGAGCTCTATGGGTCGATGCAGGAGGCGAGGCCGGGGCAATGCATAACAATCATGGACATGCAACCTGATGTTTTCAAGGCCCTGCTCCATTTCATCTATACGGACTGTTTGCCTAGCCGTGAGGATACCGAGATGGTCCGGCTTTTACTAGTGGTTGCGGATAGATATCCAATGGACAGGCTCAAGCTGGTTTGCCAAAGCATCCTTTGCGAGGATCTGAACAAGGACACCGTGGCAATCACATTGGCTTTAGCTGACCAACATAACTGCCACCAGCTTAAGAATGCTTGCCTTGAATTTATCGAATTATCAAATTTCACGAGTGCTCTGGTGGCTACACGACGGTTAAAGGATATCAAGAAGACTTGCCCATCTTTCATAGTGGACGAATTGGAGAAGAGAACAAAGAGTCGTAAAGCATGA